One window from the genome of [Clostridium] celerecrescens 18A encodes:
- a CDS encoding FAD-dependent oxidoreductase: MQQNLNYDVVIIGGGPAGTVAAIASARSGARTLLVEQNGYLGGMLTAAGTGPQMTFHAGSMQVVQGIAEEIVARMVKEGFSPGHMEDFVGYASSVTPFDAEGMKLILETMVKEAGADLLYHTVYTGCEWEDRKIRKVHLYAKQGFFDVSASVFIDASADGDLATHAGIGSVYGREEDHLAQPMTMNVKVCNVDRNKMIEYIKKNSDDMLETIPFERLQLIPRSGMQGAYSVISKAKDKGEFPIDRDMVLCFETNNSGEYILNMSRIIKKSALDSFDLTEAEIEGRKQAHAIVAFMRRYIPGFENAVIVTTGPHIGIRESRKINGAYRLTASDLLENKMFEDAIAMGGYPIDIHSPDGGTMEHHYLKKGSWYSIPYRCLYTNELDNLLVAGRCISATHEACAAVRVTPILMAISEGAGTAAAIAAKQGVGVAAIDVAQLQNLLKDHGAFLEPYN; encoded by the coding sequence ATGCAACAGAACTTAAACTATGATGTGGTCATTATTGGAGGAGGGCCTGCCGGTACTGTAGCCGCAATCGCCAGTGCCAGATCCGGTGCCAGGACTCTTTTGGTAGAGCAGAATGGATATCTGGGCGGTATGCTTACTGCGGCCGGAACGGGTCCCCAGATGACATTCCATGCTGGAAGTATGCAAGTCGTGCAGGGAATTGCTGAGGAAATTGTAGCGCGTATGGTAAAAGAAGGCTTTTCTCCAGGCCATATGGAGGACTTTGTGGGGTATGCCAGTTCCGTAACCCCGTTTGATGCAGAGGGAATGAAACTGATTCTTGAGACCATGGTAAAAGAGGCTGGAGCTGATCTGCTCTATCATACCGTCTATACAGGCTGTGAATGGGAGGACCGCAAGATCCGCAAGGTACATCTGTATGCAAAACAGGGGTTCTTTGATGTATCCGCATCCGTGTTCATTGATGCATCAGCAGACGGGGATCTGGCCACCCATGCAGGAATCGGAAGTGTTTACGGCAGAGAGGAGGATCATCTGGCTCAGCCCATGACAATGAATGTCAAGGTATGCAATGTGGATCGGAATAAGATGATCGAATACATAAAGAAGAACTCTGATGATATGCTTGAGACCATTCCATTCGAACGTCTGCAGCTGATTCCCAGAAGCGGCATGCAAGGGGCTTATTCTGTTATCAGTAAGGCAAAGGATAAGGGGGAATTCCCGATTGACAGAGATATGGTACTTTGCTTTGAAACCAATAATTCCGGAGAATATATCCTTAACATGTCCCGAATCATTAAAAAAAGCGCTCTGGATTCTTTTGATTTAACGGAAGCAGAGATAGAGGGCAGAAAACAGGCACATGCCATAGTTGCATTTATGAGAAGATACATCCCTGGATTTGAAAATGCGGTTATCGTTACCACAGGACCGCATATCGGGATACGGGAAAGCCGTAAGATAAACGGCGCTTATCGGTTAACTGCCTCCGATTTATTAGAGAACAAAATGTTTGAAGATGCCATTGCCATGGGCGGATATCCCATCGACATCCATTCTCCTGATGGAGGAACAATGGAGCATCATTATTTAAAGAAAGGTAGCTGGTACTCCATCCCATACCGTTGTTTGTATACAAATGAACTGGATAATCTTCTGGTAGCCGGGCGATGCATCAGTGCGACTCATGAAGCCTGTGCTGCGGTCCGCGTAACACCCATACTGATGGCGATCAGTGAAGGGGCCGGTACTGCGGCAGCGATTGCGGCAAAACAGGGAGTTGGGGTTGCCGCAATCGACGTAGCACAGCTTCAGAATCTTTTAAAGGATCATGGCGCTTTTCTTGAGCCATATAATTGA
- a CDS encoding 6-phosphofructokinase, protein MKKNAIVGQSGGPTAVINASLYGVIKEGMAQAEIGRVYGMLNGIEGFMSGNYMDLTGNLTEDELELLKLTPAAYLGSCRYKLPDDLSSPFYPALFEKFRAMDIGYFFYIGGNDSMDTVSKLSRYAARHGSPIRFIGIPKTIDNDLILTDHTPGYGSAAKYVADTVREIVLDSSVYQQKSVTIIELMGRHAGWLTAASALARKFDGDNPLLIYLPETDFEFEQFASDVKAALNNHNSVIICISEGLSDSQGKFICEYADEVRLDTFGHKMLTGSGKMLENFVRDRFGVKVRSIELNVNQRCSGMLASATDIEESVQAGSEGVKAALKGITGRMVAFQRTGNSPYSMECITVDVNEVCNQEKLFPAQWICGNGTDISSEFLEYAIPLIQGEPQRKMESGRPVYLYRK, encoded by the coding sequence ATGAAGAAAAATGCAATCGTAGGACAATCCGGCGGACCAACCGCTGTGATCAACGCAAGCCTTTACGGCGTCATCAAGGAAGGAATGGCCCAGGCCGAAATCGGAAGGGTTTACGGAATGCTCAATGGCATAGAAGGCTTCATGTCCGGTAATTATATGGATTTAACAGGTAACCTGACAGAAGATGAGCTGGAGCTTTTGAAATTAACACCTGCTGCTTATTTAGGTTCCTGCCGCTATAAACTCCCTGACGATCTGTCTTCTCCCTTTTATCCGGCTCTTTTTGAAAAATTCCGAGCTATGGATATCGGATATTTCTTCTATATTGGCGGTAATGATTCCATGGATACGGTAAGTAAGCTTTCCCGCTACGCCGCCCGTCATGGAAGCCCTATCCGTTTTATTGGAATTCCCAAAACCATTGACAACGACTTGATATTAACGGATCATACTCCCGGATACGGCAGTGCTGCCAAATATGTGGCTGATACTGTCCGCGAAATCGTTCTGGATTCTTCTGTTTACCAGCAAAAGTCCGTCACCATCATAGAGCTGATGGGACGTCATGCCGGCTGGCTTACTGCTGCCAGTGCGTTGGCCAGAAAATTTGATGGCGATAATCCCCTGCTTATCTATCTTCCTGAAACGGATTTTGAATTTGAGCAGTTCGCATCGGATGTAAAAGCAGCACTTAACAATCACAATTCCGTTATTATCTGCATCTCAGAAGGACTCTCTGACTCCCAGGGCAAATTTATCTGCGAATACGCGGATGAAGTCCGTTTGGACACCTTTGGTCATAAAATGCTGACCGGAAGCGGAAAAATGCTGGAGAATTTTGTACGTGACCGTTTTGGTGTAAAGGTCCGGTCCATTGAACTGAATGTAAACCAGCGCTGCAGCGGCATGCTTGCTTCTGCAACCGATATAGAAGAATCCGTGCAGGCGGGATCAGAAGGAGTAAAGGCAGCGTTAAAAGGTATTACCGGAAGAATGGTCGCCTTTCAACGCACAGGAAATTCCCCTTATTCCATGGAATGCATCACCGTTGATGTCAATGAGGTATGTAATCAGGAAAAGCTGTTCCCTGCCCAGTGGATCTGCGGCAATGGCACGGATATCTCCTCAGAATTTCTGGAATATGCCATACCGCTGATCCAGGGTGAGCCTCAAAGAAAGATGGAAAGCGGCCGACCCGTGTACCTGTACCGGAAATAA
- a CDS encoding tyrosine-type recombinase/integrase — MSLKKCPECKGQISTQATACPHCGYPLLPHKQSTSKRGRPKKSDKQSLMRLPNGYGTIKTLTGNRRQPFAAMVNPKLTLNEDTGKSYYIYDFLGSFSEKIDAYKAIMRYKENPYDLKNDLTVKELYDAWLPKYISDNNLDDNRRKSYDAAFKYCGPAYNIKVVDFLPPIIEEHIKNAYKIGERGSEAGRKIAATYIIKGNIKALYNLLFDYAVFRRIVTENYARTFTINTNKGNVQKSREGRPYTKDELAILWDNSGDIFIDMTIVQCYSGWRPGEVITLAVNNIDLENRTYTGGVKTINGINRTVPIHPKVLPIIHKYYHEAIDIGRPMLFGRTQKFHGSYRYIENSFRNSLLKKESELGILGHVLHDGRHTFSTFAKEYGVDEYARKKFMGHSIKDLTDRVYTHMDIEWFRTEIEKIL; from the coding sequence ATGTCTTTAAAGAAATGTCCTGAATGCAAAGGGCAAATTAGTACACAGGCAACAGCTTGTCCACATTGCGGATACCCTCTTTTACCGCATAAACAATCTACAAGCAAACGGGGCCGGCCTAAAAAATCAGATAAGCAATCATTAATGCGTTTACCAAATGGATATGGTACCATTAAAACACTCACCGGAAATCGGCGCCAGCCTTTCGCTGCAATGGTTAATCCTAAATTAACGCTTAATGAGGATACAGGGAAAAGCTATTACATTTATGATTTCCTTGGATCTTTTTCCGAAAAAATAGATGCATATAAAGCAATCATGAGATATAAAGAGAATCCGTATGATTTAAAAAACGATTTAACTGTCAAAGAATTATATGATGCATGGTTACCAAAGTACATATCAGATAATAACTTGGATGATAATAGGCGTAAATCGTATGATGCCGCTTTTAAGTATTGCGGACCAGCTTACAACATCAAAGTTGTCGACTTTTTACCACCTATTATCGAAGAACATATTAAGAATGCGTACAAGATTGGCGAAAGAGGGAGCGAGGCTGGTAGAAAGATTGCTGCCACATATATAATAAAAGGCAATATTAAAGCTTTATATAATCTTCTTTTTGATTATGCTGTCTTCCGACGAATTGTAACCGAAAACTATGCTCGGACGTTTACAATAAACACAAACAAAGGGAACGTTCAAAAATCCAGAGAGGGCCGGCCATACACTAAAGATGAGTTAGCAATTCTCTGGGACAATAGCGGCGACATTTTCATTGACATGACTATTGTTCAATGTTACTCTGGCTGGCGTCCAGGCGAGGTCATTACTCTTGCAGTAAATAACATTGATCTAGAAAACAGGACATATACAGGTGGAGTAAAAACTATCAATGGTATTAATAGAACAGTTCCCATTCATCCTAAGGTGTTACCAATAATTCATAAGTATTACCATGAAGCCATTGATATTGGTAGGCCTATGTTATTTGGAAGAACTCAAAAATTTCACGGTTCGTATAGATATATTGAAAATTCATTCAGAAACTCTCTGTTGAAGAAAGAATCCGAACTTGGCATTTTAGGTCATGTTCTACATGATGGCAGACATACTTTTTCAACATTTGCAAAAGAATATGGAGTCGATGAATACGCCAGGAAAAAATTCATGGGACATTCCATAAAAGATTTAACAGATAGAGTTTATACCCACATGGATATTGAATGGTTTAGAACTGAAATAGAGAAGATTTTATAG
- a CDS encoding ImmA/IrrE family metallo-endopeptidase, producing MEQYRIIEKTLEVYKRCDIKKFPIDCFKVIKGLGIPVYKYSELPESKVKKCLLVSNDAFTLQGIIFYNDMFPHKERQRFTLMHEVAHIVLNHVGECVENEKEADFFSSNILAPRAIMQYLHCESVKDIYNTFYVSCMAANRIAKDYQSFCYWTQRNLHKSICEWFFPKKNSYIPMHTEQESENNKDDSEFFSTHLFLMGEGYVFEHAEYYHLHGHNF from the coding sequence TTGGAGCAATATAGAATTATTGAAAAAACATTAGAAGTATATAAGAGATGTGATATAAAAAAATTTCCTATTGATTGCTTTAAGGTAATCAAAGGTTTAGGGATTCCTGTATATAAATATTCGGAGCTCCCCGAGTCTAAAGTTAAAAAATGTCTATTAGTTAGTAATGATGCTTTTACACTCCAAGGTATAATATTTTATAATGATATGTTTCCTCATAAAGAACGTCAACGTTTTACTTTAATGCATGAAGTTGCCCATATCGTTCTTAATCATGTTGGAGAATGCGTAGAAAATGAAAAAGAAGCTGACTTCTTCTCCAGCAATATCTTAGCTCCCAGGGCGATCATGCAATATTTACATTGTGAGTCAGTAAAAGATATCTATAATACATTTTATGTATCATGCATGGCTGCTAATCGAATAGCAAAGGATTATCAATCATTTTGTTATTGGACGCAAAGAAATTTACATAAAAGTATATGTGAATGGTTTTTCCCGAAAAAAAATTCTTATATTCCCATGCACACAGAGCAGGAATCTGAGAACAATAAAGATGATTCCGAATTTTTTAGTACTCATCTTTTTCTTATGGGTGAAGGATATGTTTTTGAACATGCTGAGTATTATCATTTGCATGGTCATAATTTCTAA
- a CDS encoding helix-turn-helix domain-containing protein yields the protein MGLEKINEYKKKLGLTTEELSERSGVPIGTLNKILSGVTRDPKLETLKAIARVLGLSLDDFDDSSLKTTYEPTYDDIQSLIARNGKKLTLEQKQDIIKALLSDE from the coding sequence ATGGGATTAGAAAAGATTAATGAGTACAAAAAAAAATTAGGGTTGACCACAGAAGAATTATCAGAAAGATCTGGCGTTCCAATCGGAACATTGAATAAAATATTAAGCGGTGTAACAAGAGATCCTAAACTTGAGACCTTAAAAGCCATCGCTCGTGTTTTAGGCTTATCTTTGGATGATTTTGATGATAGCAGCCTGAAAACTACATATGAACCTACTTATGATGATATTCAAAGTCTCATAGCTAGAAACGGAAAGAAACTCACGCTCGAACAAAAACAGGACATAATCAAGGCTCTTCTGTCCGATGAGTAA
- a CDS encoding helix-turn-helix transcriptional regulator, whose translation MYYRLRNEIDRRGYTIEKFAALANMSEKSLRNKLNGITDFSWSEVLLIRKLLDSNLSLEELFKREDKIA comes from the coding sequence ATGTATTATCGACTGAGAAATGAAATTGACAGAAGAGGATATACAATAGAAAAATTTGCAGCTTTAGCAAACATGTCTGAAAAAAGTCTCAGAAACAAGCTAAATGGTATAACAGATTTTTCTTGGTCGGAAGTTCTTCTGATTCGCAAATTACTTGATTCAAATTTATCTTTGGAAGAACTCTTTAAAAGGGAAGATAAAATAGCCTAA
- a CDS encoding single-stranded DNA-binding protein: MNTLQNNSVTLIGEVDSGFTFSHEVRGEAFYLVNLAVKRLSEQADIIPLTISERLIDVTADCMGRTLEVAGQFRSFNQQGENKKRLILSVFVRDVFFLEEDFTDCTKSNSITLKGYLCKSPVYRKTPLGREIADLLLAVNRSYNKSDYIPCIAWGRNAKYASGLFVGTKMEISGRIQSREYTKKLSETDIVTHTAYEVSVSNLEVFEND, from the coding sequence ATGAATACATTACAGAACAATTCAGTTACATTAATCGGGGAAGTAGATTCTGGCTTTACTTTTAGCCATGAAGTAAGGGGCGAAGCATTTTACTTGGTAAATCTGGCTGTTAAGCGACTTAGTGAACAGGCGGACATTATTCCGCTGACGATTTCGGAGAGATTGATTGATGTGACTGCTGATTGCATGGGGAGAACCTTAGAAGTTGCTGGTCAGTTTCGTTCTTTCAATCAGCAGGGGGAGAATAAAAAAAGATTGATACTTTCGGTCTTTGTAAGGGATGTTTTCTTTCTGGAAGAGGATTTTACAGATTGTACAAAGTCTAATTCCATTACCTTAAAGGGCTATCTGTGTAAGTCTCCGGTTTACCGGAAAACTCCTTTAGGAAGAGAGATTGCGGATCTTCTTCTTGCAGTTAATCGTTCCTATAATAAATCAGATTATATTCCTTGCATTGCATGGGGGAGAAACGCAAAATATGCCTCAGGGCTTTTTGTCGGCACTAAGATGGAAATTTCTGGAAGAATTCAAAGCCGGGAATATACCAAGAAGCTCAGTGAAACGGACATTGTAACACACACTGCTTATGAAGTTTCAGTCTCGAATTTAGAGGTGTTTGAAAATGATTAA
- a CDS encoding sporulation initiation factor Spo0A C-terminal domain-containing protein — protein MIKERAKEVLIKMGMPASVNGLEYIAEAMGLFESGSHDIKIMALYEEIGKKHNTANTGVERAIRHAFGIVMTKGNQSMVKKYLSFDNTTNSNMLKLLYYRLKQEERETANSKPLGAEEVINSDPYQVLEDDMVLAIQKFVKNLKEANSNVYCKTDQCTLRELQGLQEL, from the coding sequence ATGATTAAGGAGAGGGCGAAAGAAGTATTAATTAAAATGGGAATGCCAGCTTCGGTCAACGGTCTTGAATATATAGCTGAAGCTATGGGACTATTTGAATCAGGATCCCATGATATTAAAATCATGGCTTTATATGAAGAAATCGGAAAAAAACATAACACAGCTAATACCGGAGTTGAGAGAGCCATACGTCATGCGTTCGGAATAGTTATGACAAAGGGAAATCAATCTATGGTAAAGAAATACTTGTCATTCGACAATACTACCAATTCAAACATGTTAAAACTTCTGTATTACCGGTTGAAGCAGGAGGAACGTGAGACAGCCAATTCTAAACCTCTGGGAGCAGAAGAAGTTATCAATTCAGATCCGTATCAGGTATTGGAAGATGATATGGTCCTGGCAATTCAGAAGTTTGTGAAAAATTTAAAGGAGGCAAATTCAAATGTATATTGTAAAACTGATCAGTGCACATTGCGAGAACTTCAAGGGCTTCAAGAGCTTTGA
- a CDS encoding AAA family ATPase, giving the protein MYIVKLISAHCENFKGFKSFDMQFGDKVTHLKGANGLGKSTVAELLMWTLHGIGNDLTNNPKVRREVDGIPVVDVPVVGEITMEVNGKEVIARKVQKRTTKKDGSYSDDNTYSINGVEKNLKDFIGYFDFNFDDLLMCMNIGAFLAKKPKEMREFLFKLPQDISIKDIVIKYPEFAELVPLLEKYDIDEISSMNKASITKLNKEIAGYPGRIDEVNRQIVEDIDTAELELQKNELQRQIADIEKQEEDSLAQAKLHDSRSKDIMDLQFKRSEIERVANGKLVEQKKEIQKRIDDAELQFRQAMNDSSMAELDEQRINDAIERKKEQKASLLKEYNKISESTFPPYIALPELGSDVLICPTCGQDLPESVKAQKREQYEENSREHLQQYESNKKKWELHNAEHLASISEKGRLLKAEIENLESVELLEVAKRLKSANEQKVVANSVKNKAMEELNSLPVKVDLTDNQEYEAICMEIFKKEEALKYVNTGADYRATLRNQKAEIQVELDSVKEKISRSAKNVKLEERLSFLRNEQLQKEQSKADCEKILELLDQLDQKKNELLVDSINSYFGGRVTWDLFAFAKNGGYKKDYCVPRIDGYEIHDNTANHGRKIEAMMIIALTIQKIVGIQCPVILDDGESLDPWRLPICDSQLIVMSRADNRDLTVEVA; this is encoded by the coding sequence ATGTATATTGTAAAACTGATCAGTGCACATTGCGAGAACTTCAAGGGCTTCAAGAGCTTTGATATGCAGTTCGGAGACAAGGTAACACATTTAAAAGGAGCTAATGGATTAGGTAAGTCAACTGTAGCCGAGCTCCTTATGTGGACGCTTCATGGAATAGGAAATGATCTGACTAATAATCCTAAGGTACGAAGAGAAGTCGATGGTATTCCAGTGGTAGACGTTCCGGTGGTCGGTGAAATCACCATGGAAGTAAACGGTAAAGAGGTGATAGCAAGGAAGGTACAGAAGCGAACCACCAAAAAAGACGGAAGCTATTCTGATGATAATACATATTCCATTAACGGCGTGGAGAAGAATCTGAAAGATTTCATTGGATACTTTGACTTTAATTTCGATGATCTGCTCATGTGTATGAATATCGGAGCATTCCTAGCAAAGAAACCAAAGGAAATGAGAGAATTTCTTTTTAAGCTGCCGCAGGATATTTCGATTAAGGATATTGTGATTAAGTATCCGGAGTTTGCAGAGTTGGTTCCATTGTTGGAGAAGTACGATATTGACGAGATTTCTTCTATGAATAAAGCCAGCATTACCAAACTGAACAAGGAAATTGCTGGCTATCCCGGTCGTATAGATGAAGTAAATCGCCAGATCGTAGAGGATATTGATACTGCAGAACTGGAATTGCAGAAGAATGAATTGCAGCGACAAATTGCAGATATTGAGAAGCAGGAGGAAGATTCTCTTGCTCAGGCTAAACTGCATGATTCCAGGTCCAAGGATATCATGGATTTACAGTTCAAACGTTCGGAAATAGAACGGGTTGCCAATGGAAAATTAGTGGAGCAGAAGAAAGAGATCCAGAAGCGCATTGATGATGCAGAATTACAGTTCCGTCAGGCTATGAATGATTCTTCTATGGCGGAGTTAGACGAACAAAGAATTAATGACGCTATTGAAAGGAAAAAAGAACAGAAAGCCAGCTTACTAAAAGAATACAATAAAATCTCTGAAAGCACATTTCCTCCTTATATAGCATTGCCAGAGTTGGGATCAGATGTTTTAATTTGCCCGACCTGTGGACAGGATTTGCCAGAATCAGTTAAGGCACAGAAAAGAGAACAATATGAGGAAAATAGCCGGGAGCACCTTCAGCAGTATGAAAGCAATAAGAAAAAATGGGAGCTACATAATGCAGAACATCTAGCTTCTATTTCAGAAAAAGGCAGATTGTTAAAAGCAGAGATTGAGAATCTGGAAAGTGTAGAACTTTTAGAGGTTGCTAAACGTCTTAAATCAGCTAATGAGCAGAAGGTTGTTGCCAATAGTGTAAAAAACAAAGCTATGGAAGAATTGAATTCACTTCCCGTCAAGGTGGATTTAACAGACAATCAGGAATATGAAGCAATCTGCATGGAGATTTTCAAAAAGGAAGAAGCTTTAAAGTATGTGAATACCGGTGCCGATTATCGGGCTACACTGCGTAATCAGAAAGCAGAGATTCAGGTTGAACTGGATTCCGTGAAAGAGAAGATTTCCAGATCAGCTAAAAATGTGAAACTGGAAGAACGGTTGTCTTTTCTGCGGAATGAGCAGCTGCAAAAAGAACAGTCTAAGGCTGACTGTGAAAAAATCCTTGAATTGCTGGACCAGCTTGACCAGAAAAAGAACGAACTTCTGGTTGATTCAATCAACAGCTACTTCGGCGGCAGGGTGACATGGGATTTATTTGCCTTTGCTAAGAACGGTGGCTATAAAAAGGATTACTGTGTGCCAAGGATTGATGGATATGAAATCCATGATAATACAGCAAATCATGGTAGGAAGATAGAAGCCATGATGATTATCGCCCTGACCATTCAGAAAATCGTGGGTATTCAGTGTCCGGTCATACTTGATGATGGCGAAAGTCTTGACCCGTGGCGGCTTCCGATATGTGATAGTCAGTTAATTGTCATGAGCCGGGCAGATAACAGAGATTTAACGGTTGAGGTTGCGTAA
- a CDS encoding recombinase RecT, whose translation MAKQEVVATGTQQAALVVNNAFIDGLNAQLKQKQEYGLTFPADYNPTNALMGAYLILKETKDRNGKYVLETCSQASIANSLMDMVTMGLSMQKRQCYPIAYGGKLQCQVSYHGHKAMAHRYGAKDINAEVIYEGDIFKYHIENGRKILDEHTQDFENIDLTKIKGAYCIVILSDGSTYMEVMNIHQIKTAWKKGYGYKENSGTHAEFTDMMAKKTVTSRACKQIVQQYGDVYAIEAVDKAEDIDSVDVVAEDVAYDVQSYANAQEFPMPKESEPVEQDEVPAGEVEVQEQQAESEPSSPQPQKPDWA comes from the coding sequence ATGGCAAAACAGGAAGTAGTGGCAACCGGAACACAGCAAGCGGCCTTGGTAGTAAATAATGCTTTCATTGATGGCTTAAATGCGCAGTTGAAACAGAAGCAGGAATATGGGCTCACATTTCCGGCAGATTATAATCCCACGAATGCTTTAATGGGAGCATATCTCATATTAAAAGAAACCAAGGACAGGAACGGAAAATATGTTTTGGAAACCTGTTCACAGGCCAGTATCGCCAATTCGCTTATGGACATGGTGACGATGGGTCTGTCAATGCAGAAGCGGCAGTGTTATCCAATAGCCTACGGCGGTAAGCTGCAGTGTCAGGTATCCTATCATGGACATAAAGCAATGGCACATAGATACGGAGCAAAGGATATTAATGCAGAGGTTATTTATGAAGGGGATATATTCAAATATCATATTGAAAATGGTCGGAAGATACTTGATGAACATACACAGGATTTTGAGAACATCGACTTGACCAAAATCAAAGGAGCCTATTGCATAGTTATCCTCTCAGATGGCAGTACATACATGGAAGTGATGAATATTCATCAGATTAAAACCGCCTGGAAGAAAGGCTATGGCTATAAAGAGAATAGCGGCACTCATGCGGAATTTACTGACATGATGGCAAAAAAGACAGTGACATCCAGAGCCTGCAAGCAGATTGTTCAGCAGTATGGTGATGTGTATGCTATCGAAGCAGTCGACAAGGCAGAAGATATTGATTCGGTAGATGTTGTTGCAGAGGACGTAGCCTACGATGTTCAGAGTTATGCCAATGCACAGGAATTTCCAATGCCAAAGGAATCTGAACCGGTTGAACAGGATGAAGTACCTGCAGGTGAAGTGGAGGTTCAAGAACAACAGGCTGAATCCGAACCGTCATCACCACAGCCGCAGAAACCTGATTGGGCATAA
- a CDS encoding MBL fold metallo-hydrolase: MKLKVIGSSSKGNGYALIAENEILLLECGCPFKEVKKAIDWQILKIKGCLVSHGHQDHLKYVRSFLTAGIPVYTNEETKQAIELIAGSQFYSMTEFKVVQIGGFKVIPFYVPHNETPNFGYLIEHDEMGRLLFVTDYEYIPYNFQKQQIQHFLIEANYQEQFIDKDLPNYEHKLLGHASLETCIGAIKANDTPNLRNVVMCHLGGGSSLEEYFISEMQKVTGKSVNVACALPGLVLELNSEPF; the protein is encoded by the coding sequence ATGAAATTAAAAGTTATAGGCAGTTCCAGCAAAGGAAATGGATATGCCCTCATAGCAGAAAATGAAATCTTACTACTTGAATGTGGCTGCCCATTTAAAGAAGTCAAAAAAGCCATCGATTGGCAAATTCTAAAGATAAAAGGTTGCTTGGTTTCCCATGGACACCAGGACCATCTAAAATACGTCAGGAGTTTTCTAACAGCCGGAATCCCGGTGTACACCAATGAAGAGACAAAACAAGCTATTGAGCTTATCGCAGGTTCACAATTCTATAGCATGACAGAATTTAAAGTGGTTCAGATAGGAGGCTTCAAGGTTATTCCTTTCTATGTCCCACATAATGAAACGCCGAACTTTGGGTATCTAATTGAGCATGATGAAATGGGAAGATTGCTGTTCGTTACCGACTACGAGTACATACCATACAATTTCCAAAAGCAACAGATTCAGCATTTCCTGATTGAAGCAAATTACCAGGAGCAGTTCATCGACAAGGACCTCCCGAACTATGAGCATAAGCTCCTTGGCCATGCCTCTCTGGAAACTTGTATCGGGGCCATTAAGGCAAACGATACACCTAACCTTAGGAACGTCGTAATGTGCCATCTTGGGGGCGGTTCAAGCTTGGAAGAGTATTTTATCAGTGAAATGCAGAAAGTGACGGGAAAGAGCGTTAATGTAGCCTGCGCGCTACCGGGGCTTGTTCTTGAATTGAACAGCGAGCCTTTTTAA
- a CDS encoding sigma-70 family RNA polymerase sigma factor yields MIDTICIENNGIPVFKENENDIEVLRSMNPNERRESLITNNIRLAISVAQKFSYEEDYESVAMIGLVKAADTFDLGKEIKFATYATRVISNEILMYIRKSKKDLYTISFETIIPGTDERPLTIGNTLSYEDKELDKFEKAEGIIELHEAIHSLPDRECRIICLLYGIGECRSYKQKEVAEKIGLSQSYISRLEKSILKKMKIKMKNYR; encoded by the coding sequence TTGATTGATACGATTTGCATTGAAAATAATGGCATTCCAGTGTTTAAAGAAAATGAAAATGATATTGAAGTACTCCGTTCTATGAATCCGAATGAGCGGAGAGAAAGCTTAATCACAAACAATATAAGGTTGGCCATTTCAGTGGCACAGAAGTTTAGTTACGAAGAAGACTATGAATCTGTGGCCATGATTGGCTTAGTAAAGGCAGCTGATACTTTTGACTTAGGTAAGGAAATAAAATTTGCCACCTATGCCACCAGAGTGATAAGTAATGAAATTCTAATGTACATAAGAAAAAGCAAAAAGGATTTATATACCATATCTTTTGAAACAATTATTCCAGGAACTGATGAGAGACCATTGACCATTGGTAATACGTTGAGCTACGAAGATAAAGAACTAGATAAATTTGAAAAAGCAGAAGGAATTATAGAGCTTCATGAGGCTATCCATTCTCTTCCGGATAGAGAATGTAGAATAATCTGCTTGCTTTATGGGATTGGCGAGTGTCGATCATATAAACAAAAGGAAGTTGCAGAAAAAATTGGGCTTTCGCAATCCTATATCAGTCGTTTAGAGAAAAGTATACTTAAAAAGATGAAAATAAAAATGAAAAATTACAGATAG